In Nicotiana tabacum cultivar K326 chromosome 19, ASM71507v2, whole genome shotgun sequence, one DNA window encodes the following:
- the LOC107824950 gene encoding protein OSB1, mitochondrial codes for MALEQTIAFTNTFFSSTPRTPLTRTDIPAKSLSFRLFSPLKKDLKQVELAQRGRIRCSFDYNSSGNGNVSVYEYERFAGRSQYPRPSEIQWKKELCNSVQLIGNVAAPVQIKHLNSGKVVAWTRLAVRKSQNDTTWINLTFWDELANVANQHIEKGHQIYVSGRLISDTIEGDDGKQQTYYKVAFFIFFFECYRDIMFVLFLIDCRKQNNYPANTTGSTEELWQAFFVSPLEWWDNRKNKRSPNYPDFKHKDTGEALWVEGRYNPTWVKSQLAVLDSKMESFHDQNGSANADFMSMENFQF; via the exons ATGGCGTTAGAACAAACAATTGCATTCACAAACACCTTTTTCTCTTCAACTCCTAGAACCCCTCTTACCAGAACTGACATCCCTGCAAAATCTCTGTCTTTTCGACTTTTCTCGCCGTTGAAGAAAGACTTAAAGCAAGTGGAACTAGCACAACGTGGCCGCATAAGGTGCTCATTCGACTATAATAGCTCTGGAAATGGCAACGTTAGTGTCTATGAGTATGAAAGATTCGCCGGGCGTTCTCAATACCCAAGGCCCTCTGAAATACAGTGGAAAAAGGAGCTTTGCAATTCTGTCCAACTCATTGGCAACGTTGCGGCGCCTGTCCAAATTAAGCACTTGAATTCCGGGAAGGTAGTAGCTTGGACTCGCCTTGCTGTTAGGAAGTCTCAAAACGACACCACTTG GattaatttgacattttgggatgaGTTGGCTAATGTTGCCAATCAGCATATAGAGAAAGGACACCAGATTTATGTCTCTGGTCGCCTAATCTCAGATACAATTGAAGGTGATGATGGGAAACAACAGACATATTATAAGGTtgctttctttatatttttctttgaatgttATAGAGACATCATGTTTGTTCTATTTCTAATTGACT GTAGAAAGCAAAATAATTATCCCGCAAATACCACTGGATCCACAGAGGAGTTATGGCAAGCTTTCTTTGTAAGTCCGCTGGAATGGTGGGATAATAGGAAGAACAAG AGGAGTCCAAACTATCCAGACTTCAAGCACAAAGATACAGGCGAAGCATTGTGGGTAGAAGGCAGGTATAATCCAACATGGGTGAAATCTCAACTTGCAGTACTAGATTCAAAGATGGAATCTTTTCATGATCAAAATGGCAGCGCGAATGCAGACTTCATGTCCATGGAAAATTTTCAATTTTAG